In Providencia rettgeri, the following proteins share a genomic window:
- the glnS gene encoding glutamine--tRNA ligase translates to MNEADARPTNFIRQIIDEDLATGKHTSVHTRFPPEPNGYLHIGHAKSICLNFGIAKDYQGQCNLRFDDTNPVKEDVEYVNSIQEDVKWLGFEWSGDVRYSSDYFDTLYQYAIELIKKGLAYVDELSPDEIREYRGTLKEPGKNSPYRERLIEDNLALFEKMRAGGFEEGKACLRAKIDMASPFMVMRDPVLYRIKFAEHHQSGNKWCIYPMYDFTHCISDALEGITHSLCTLEFQDNRRLYDWVLDNITIDCHPRQYEFSRLNLEYTVMSKRKLNQLVTEKHVNGWDDPRMLTISGLRRRGYTAASIREFCQRIGVTKQDNNVEMAALESCIRDDLNESAPRAMAVIDPVRVVIENMPAGEEILTAPNHPNKPEMGTRQVPFSNEIYIDRADFREEANRQYKRLVLGKEVRLRNAYIIKAERVEKDADGNITTIYCSYDAGTLNKDPADGRKVKGVIHWVSVAHALPAEIRLYDRLFTVPNPGAEDDFLSVINPESLVIRQGFVEPSLKNAEAEKAYQFEREGYFCADSRLSSEDHLVFNRTVGLRDTWAKLESN, encoded by the coding sequence ATGAATGAGGCAGATGCTCGCCCAACAAATTTTATCCGTCAGATCATAGATGAAGATCTGGCGACTGGAAAACACACGTCAGTGCATACGCGTTTTCCACCTGAACCGAATGGCTATTTACATATTGGTCATGCTAAATCAATCTGCTTGAATTTTGGCATTGCCAAGGATTATCAGGGCCAATGTAACTTACGTTTTGATGATACAAACCCTGTAAAAGAAGATGTCGAATACGTTAACTCAATTCAAGAAGACGTTAAATGGCTTGGTTTTGAGTGGAGCGGCGATGTTCGTTATTCCTCTGACTACTTTGATACCTTGTATCAATACGCGATCGAGCTGATCAAAAAAGGCTTAGCTTATGTTGATGAGCTCAGCCCAGACGAAATTCGCGAATATCGTGGGACACTCAAAGAGCCCGGTAAAAATAGCCCATACCGTGAGCGCCTAATTGAAGACAACTTAGCATTATTCGAAAAAATGCGTGCGGGTGGCTTCGAAGAAGGAAAAGCGTGTTTACGTGCGAAAATCGATATGGCATCCCCATTTATGGTGATGCGTGACCCAGTTTTATATCGTATTAAATTTGCGGAACATCACCAATCTGGCAACAAATGGTGTATTTATCCAATGTATGACTTCACGCATTGTATTTCTGATGCATTAGAAGGGATTACGCATTCATTATGTACGCTAGAGTTCCAAGATAACCGTCGTTTATATGATTGGGTATTAGATAATATCACCATTGATTGCCATCCACGTCAGTACGAGTTTTCTCGTCTGAATTTGGAATACACGGTGATGTCTAAGCGTAAATTGAACCAACTAGTCACCGAAAAACATGTTAATGGTTGGGATGACCCACGTATGTTAACCATTTCGGGTTTACGTCGTCGTGGTTATACCGCAGCCTCAATTCGTGAATTTTGCCAACGTATCGGCGTGACTAAACAAGACAATAACGTTGAAATGGCCGCTTTAGAGTCTTGTATTCGTGATGACCTGAATGAGTCAGCACCACGTGCGATGGCGGTTATCGACCCAGTTCGTGTGGTGATTGAAAACATGCCTGCTGGCGAAGAGATTTTAACAGCGCCAAACCATCCAAATAAACCGGAGATGGGTACGCGCCAAGTACCATTTAGCAATGAAATCTATATTGACCGTGCAGACTTTCGTGAAGAAGCGAATCGCCAATATAAGCGCTTAGTATTAGGCAAAGAAGTTCGTTTGCGTAATGCATACATTATTAAGGCAGAGCGTGTTGAAAAAGACGCTGATGGTAATATCACAACTATTTACTGTAGTTATGATGCAGGCACACTGAATAAAGACCCGGCAGATGGCCGTAAAGTCAAAGGCGTTATTCATTGGGTTAGCGTCGCTCATGCATTACCAGCAGAAATTCGTCTGTATGACCGTTTATTTACAGTACCAAACCCTGGTGCAGAAGATGATTTCTTATCAGTTATCAACCCGGAGTCACTGGTTATTCGCCAAGGTTTTGTTGAGCCAAGCCTGAAAAATGCAGAGGCAGAAAAGGCGTATCAGTTTGAGCGTGAAGGCTATTTCTGTGCTGACAGCCGTTTAAGCAGCGAAGATCATTTAGTGTTTAATCGTACTGTGGGGTTGCGTGATACTTGGGCTAAGCTCGAGTCTAACTAA
- a CDS encoding IS3 family transposase (programmed frameshift) — translation MKAITKRTQRDYSLAFKLQVVDQVEKGELTYKQAQYQYGIQGCSTVLVWLRKHGRLDWSEGTPNTLYKGTAMTQTPEQQTPEQRIKLLERELEEARLKSDFFEAVVKVMDRDFGGSLVKKAQGRVIKEKTVKNLTVTIACRFMNISRQAYYKRQDKTEERQKIDTAIIDIVKSERAFHPRLGGRKLHFILKQKQMIIGRDRLFTLLKEHRLLVPNKRAYHRTTLSHHRFHRHPNLIKSGFIPTQPEQLWVADITYLSTHEGDTYLSLITDAYSRKIVGYHLDDNMKTSSVKKSLVQALKKRCSTTSLIHHSDRGLQYCSSEYQEIHRNHNIQCSMTDGYDCYQNALAERINGILKMEYLLVKPRNLEQARRLVEESIQIYNERRPHLSLNYKTPDEVHRAFYA, via the exons ATGAAAGCAATCACTAAACGAACTCAACGCGATTATTCCCTCGCTTTTAAATTACAGGTTGTTGACCAAGTAGAAAAAGGCGAACTCACCTATAAACAAGCTCAATATCAATATGGGATACAAGGATGTTCTACCGTTTTGGTATGGCTTCGTAAACATGGTAGATTAGATTGGTCTGAAGGTACGCCCAATACTCTTTATAAAGGTACTGCTATGACCCAAACTCCTGAGCAACAAACCCCAGAACAACGCATCAAACTACTCGAAAGGGAACTTGAAGAAGCTCGGCTTAAATCCGATTTCTTTGAAGCTGTTGTCAAAGTTATGGATAGAGACTTCGGAG GTTCGCTTGTCAAAAAAGCGCAAGGCCGAGTTATTAAAGAAAAAACGGTTAAAAACCTCACCGTAACAATAGCTTGTCGTTTTATGAATATTAGCCGGCAAGCCTACTACAAGCGACAGGATAAGACTGAAGAACGACAAAAAATCGATACGGCCATTATTGATATTGTTAAGTCTGAACGCGCCTTTCATCCCAGACTGGGAGGGCGTAAGTTACATTTTATTTTAAAGCAAAAACAAATGATTATTGGTCGTGACCGGCTATTTACTTTATTGAAGGAACATCGGTTACTTGTGCCGAATAAGCGGGCTTATCATAGAACAACTTTAAGCCATCATCGTTTTCATCGACATCCAAATTTAATTAAGTCAGGATTTATCCCCACACAGCCTGAGCAACTCTGGGTAGCGGATATTACCTATTTATCGACACATGAGGGTGATACCTATTTAAGTTTAATTACGGATGCGTACTCGCGAAAAATCGTGGGATATCATTTAGATGACAATATGAAAACAAGTTCGGTGAAGAAGTCGCTGGTTCAGGCTTTAAAAAAACGCTGTTCGACAACATCGCTGATCCATCATTCAGATCGTGGGCTACAGTATTGTTCGTCGGAGTATCAAGAAATACATAGAAATCATAATATTCAATGTTCTATGACTGATGGCTATGATTGCTATCAAAATGCCTTAGCAGAAAGAATTAATGGAATATTAAAAATGGAGTATCTTCTAGTAAAACCAAGAAATTTAGAGCAGGCACGAAGGTTGGTTGAAGAATCAATCCAGATTTATAATGAAAGGCGCCCGCATTTATCATTAAACTATAAAACGCCCGATGAGGTTCACCGAGCGTTTTATGCCTGA
- a CDS encoding DUF5329 family protein → MLTTQLSNRFSSALVLFLSVFVTTQALALSPEEKIRTESLLAALGKQQDLTFTRNGTEYSAVDAESHLRLKLRKTEKRLNTAEQFIDNVASKSSITGEEYQVKDAQGNVISANKYLHELLKEKVDNKPQ, encoded by the coding sequence ATGCTTACCACCCAACTATCAAATCGTTTTTCATCTGCATTAGTGCTTTTTTTAAGTGTTTTTGTAACCACTCAAGCCCTTGCATTGAGTCCTGAAGAAAAAATTCGTACTGAATCATTATTAGCAGCACTTGGTAAACAGCAGGATCTTACTTTTACTCGTAATGGCACTGAGTATTCCGCTGTCGATGCTGAGTCTCACTTGCGATTAAAACTACGTAAAACAGAGAAACGCCTCAATACTGCAGAACAATTTATTGATAACGTTGCTTCAAAATCATCCATTACTGGTGAAGAGTATCAAGTCAAAGATGCACAAGGAAATGTGATCTCAGCCAATAAATATTTGCATGAATTATTAAAAGAAAAAGTGGATAACAAACCTCAATAA
- the kdpE gene encoding two-component system response regulator KdpE has protein sequence MVSTSHQILVVEDEKEIRRFVRLALEGEGWKVFEAENYQRGLIESGTRQPDLLILDLGLPDGDGLNLIRELRQWSSIPIIILSAREEESQKVAALDAGADDYLTKPFGISELLARVRVALRRFGKVTQENSKCQFGDITIDFINRIVTKQGEELHLTPIEFRLLSELVANSGKVLTQRHLLLQVWGPNYVEHNHYLRIYMGHLRQKLENDPARPIHLLTETGIGYRFMP, from the coding sequence ATTGTGAGCACTAGCCATCAAATTCTAGTTGTTGAAGATGAAAAAGAAATTCGTCGCTTTGTTCGCTTGGCGCTGGAAGGTGAAGGCTGGAAAGTCTTTGAGGCGGAAAACTATCAACGCGGCCTCATTGAGTCCGGTACGCGACAACCTGATTTATTGATTTTAGACCTTGGCTTACCTGATGGCGATGGACTCAATTTAATTCGTGAACTACGCCAGTGGAGCAGTATCCCTATCATTATTTTATCCGCTCGCGAAGAGGAGTCGCAAAAGGTGGCTGCATTGGATGCCGGCGCTGATGATTACCTGACAAAACCCTTTGGTATTAGTGAATTACTGGCTCGTGTTAGAGTCGCTTTACGGCGTTTTGGCAAAGTAACTCAAGAAAACTCAAAATGCCAGTTTGGGGATATCACTATCGATTTTATTAATCGAATTGTTACCAAGCAAGGTGAAGAGCTCCACCTTACCCCGATTGAGTTCCGTTTACTCAGTGAACTGGTGGCTAATAGTGGCAAAGTATTGACTCAACGGCATTTATTACTACAAGTGTGGGGGCCTAATTATGTGGAACATAATCATTACTTACGCATCTACATGGGCCATCTACGGCAAAAGTTGGAGAATGACCCAGCACGCCCAATTCACCTATTAACCGAAACAGGGATTGGTTATCGCTTTATGCCTTAA